The Echinicola rosea genome has a segment encoding these proteins:
- a CDS encoding acyltransferase family protein — translation MNPSSQQRLLSLDFYRGITMFLLIAEFSHLFSYLVSPEFEGTFVYALGEQFHHVEWEGLHFWDLIQPFFMFIVGVAMPMSFAKRMEKGANYSEVSQHAYKRAFVLLVLGWGLYCIDPGEIVFRFQNVLAQLAVTYLLAFLVMRKTVAFQIAFSLLLLLVSELLYRFFPVEGFDYAFQAGENFGAWFNVLIAGEEDSGHWAMFNALPTAAHTIWGVCAGKLLIGPLSGKRKWRLLLVGGLVALFLGYALSTFTPIIKRIATSSFVIISGGWSLIGLAICYWWIDVRKHQKGVWVFAIVGMNPLFIYLFAHVGGADLVRKILLPFSNAIFGWTGELGAGLVLSLLVLLAMWYICFWLYKRKIFFKV, via the coding sequence ATGAACCCTTCTTCACAGCAGCGCCTTTTGTCACTTGACTTCTACAGGGGGATTACCATGTTCCTGTTGATTGCCGAGTTTTCCCATCTTTTTTCTTATTTGGTCTCTCCTGAATTTGAAGGGACTTTTGTTTATGCTTTGGGGGAGCAGTTTCATCATGTGGAATGGGAAGGGCTGCACTTTTGGGATTTGATCCAACCGTTTTTTATGTTTATTGTTGGGGTGGCCATGCCGATGTCTTTTGCCAAACGGATGGAAAAAGGAGCCAATTACAGTGAGGTCAGCCAGCATGCCTACAAAAGGGCTTTTGTCCTGCTTGTCTTGGGTTGGGGGCTTTATTGCATAGATCCGGGTGAGATCGTGTTTAGGTTTCAAAACGTACTTGCCCAGTTGGCAGTGACCTATCTTTTGGCCTTCTTGGTCATGCGAAAGACGGTGGCTTTTCAGATTGCCTTTTCACTGTTGCTCTTGCTTGTCAGCGAATTGCTTTATCGTTTTTTTCCTGTGGAGGGCTTTGACTATGCGTTCCAAGCTGGGGAGAATTTTGGTGCCTGGTTCAATGTCTTGATTGCCGGTGAAGAAGATTCGGGGCACTGGGCCATGTTCAATGCTCTTCCGACAGCAGCACATACGATCTGGGGCGTATGTGCAGGAAAACTATTAATCGGTCCACTGTCTGGCAAGCGAAAGTGGAGGCTGTTATTGGTAGGAGGACTCGTGGCGCTTTTCCTAGGATATGCTTTAAGCACTTTCACACCGATTATCAAACGCATAGCGACAAGTAGTTTTGTTATCATTTCGGGGGGATGGTCTTTGATTGGCTTGGCAATATGCTATTGGTGGATAGATGTCCGGAAGCATCAAAAAGGCGTGTGGGTCTTTGCGATTGTAGGGATGAACCCTTTGTTTATTTACCTTTTTGCCCATGTGGGAGGAGCTGACTTGGTTCGGAAGATTTTATTGCCCTTTTCCAATGCGATCTTTGGATGGACAGGTGAGCTTGGAGCTGGGCTTGTCCTCAGTTTGCTGGTATTATTGGCGATGTGGTATATCTGCTTTTGGCTGTATAAAAGAAAAATATTTTTTAAAGTATAA
- a CDS encoding peptide-N-glycosidase F-related protein, translating into MKTTLFSFLIVFIIAVNVLAGEKDTVHIISHDQITVVTNPQKGENSYTNWAVFPDKDEAIRQIILKINFGCPDGMRCADWDYVDHITLKRAGGKNGEMLDYEIARMLTPYGGAFGKDWEFEWEVDVTDFSLLLRDSVEVEYKHTGYEPNEDRGWKVTVDFEVIKGQPIMEPVSITKVYQGSYRYGDKGNPIEETLKATTITTDEGASLGRFRVIQTGHGMDSPDGCGEFCNKYRDFYLDGKLVASRQMWKQCGNNPLYPQAGTWIFDRANWCPGDLVQPDIYDFALNAPEHTVQLQMEDYISPKPSANELIAAYVIQYKSYQKKQDASVEDIIIPSKKAVHSRKNPAAFGPTIVIKNNGSHPLKSLEIEHGTVGLQPQKSSWSGELLPGKSDTVTLEGKIPQEGSLNYQFELKKPNGKKDGYLGDNKTISPYEKIAVHGEQLILHIETNKAAQENGYTVTDAEGNVLFERTVGSMVADTTYKDSLNLSKGAYRLHFTDTGGDGLEFWYKTKAGRGKVILLNNDGQIVKSFDSDFGSGIIYDFEVGEAISPINDKEISLGVFPTRAQDFTTFDYLSNYPEEVTIKLVKDPSGEVVEEHIYQDLKEGKFTLNLTRYPKSRYFFQVFVKGEMIYNKRLRVKE; encoded by the coding sequence ATGAAAACCACACTTTTCAGCTTTCTAATAGTCTTTATTATTGCAGTAAACGTTTTGGCCGGTGAGAAAGATACTGTCCATATCATCAGCCATGACCAGATCACCGTCGTTACCAATCCCCAAAAAGGCGAAAACAGCTATACCAACTGGGCGGTTTTTCCTGATAAGGACGAAGCCATTCGCCAAATCATCCTAAAAATCAACTTTGGCTGTCCGGACGGGATGCGCTGTGCGGACTGGGATTATGTAGACCACATCACCCTCAAAAGAGCCGGTGGCAAAAACGGCGAAATGTTGGATTATGAAATTGCCCGAATGCTCACTCCTTACGGTGGAGCTTTTGGAAAAGACTGGGAATTCGAATGGGAAGTGGATGTCACCGACTTCAGTCTATTGCTTAGGGACAGCGTGGAGGTCGAGTACAAACACACGGGCTACGAGCCCAATGAAGACCGGGGTTGGAAAGTCACGGTTGATTTTGAAGTAATCAAAGGCCAACCCATCATGGAGCCCGTCAGCATCACCAAGGTTTACCAAGGCTCCTATCGCTACGGAGACAAGGGGAACCCCATCGAGGAGACCTTGAAGGCCACCACCATCACCACTGACGAGGGAGCCTCTTTGGGCAGATTTAGGGTCATCCAGACCGGACATGGCATGGACAGCCCAGATGGATGCGGGGAGTTCTGCAACAAGTACCGGGATTTTTACCTGGATGGCAAACTTGTAGCCAGCAGACAAATGTGGAAGCAATGCGGCAACAACCCGCTTTACCCGCAAGCCGGCACCTGGATCTTTGACCGCGCCAATTGGTGCCCGGGAGACTTGGTACAGCCAGACATTTATGACTTTGCCCTGAACGCACCTGAGCATACCGTCCAACTCCAGATGGAAGATTATATATCTCCAAAACCCAGCGCCAACGAGCTGATAGCAGCCTATGTGATCCAATACAAGTCTTATCAGAAAAAGCAGGACGCATCCGTCGAAGACATTATCATCCCTTCCAAAAAAGCCGTTCACAGCAGGAAAAACCCAGCTGCTTTCGGGCCTACTATTGTGATTAAAAACAATGGGAGCCATCCACTGAAAAGCCTAGAAATCGAACACGGTACCGTCGGACTACAACCACAAAAATCCTCTTGGTCAGGAGAGTTGCTTCCCGGCAAATCAGACACAGTCACGCTTGAAGGAAAAATCCCTCAGGAGGGTAGCCTGAACTATCAATTTGAACTCAAAAAACCCAACGGAAAAAAAGATGGATACCTCGGCGATAATAAAACCATATCACCTTATGAAAAGATAGCCGTACATGGCGAGCAACTGATTCTGCACATTGAAACCAATAAAGCTGCCCAGGAAAATGGGTACACGGTCACCGATGCAGAAGGCAATGTTTTATTCGAAAGAACTGTGGGATCCATGGTGGCCGACACCACCTACAAAGACAGCCTAAACCTCTCCAAAGGAGCTTATCGCCTGCACTTTACCGATACTGGAGGAGATGGTCTTGAGTTTTGGTACAAGACAAAGGCAGGAAGAGGAAAGGTCATCTTATTGAACAATGACGGGCAGATCGTAAAAAGCTTCGATTCGGATTTTGGAAGTGGCATCATCTATGATTTCGAAGTAGGAGAGGCCATATCACCAATCAATGACAAGGAAATTTCGCTAGGCGTCTTCCCTACCCGCGCACAGGACTTCACTACCTTCGATTATTTATCCAATTACCCCGAAGAAGTCACCATAAAACTGGTAAAGGACCCGAGCGGAGAAGTAGTGGAAGAACACATCTACCAAGACCTTAAAGAAGGAAAGTTCACCCTAAACCTGACCCGCTATCCCAAAAGCCGCTATTTCTTCCAAGTCTTTGTCAAAGGAGAAATGATCTACAATAAGAGGCTAAGGGTGAAGGAGTAG